A genomic segment from Acidobacteriota bacterium encodes:
- a CDS encoding DUF1501 domain-containing protein — MVAQLIASRATIGHRRQIFFCATGGYDTHGNQMGTHAALVQELSEAVSSFYGATVELGVADQVTTFTASDFGRTFPTNGSGSDHGWGSHHLVVGGAVRGRRFYGTFPTLVVNGPDDTGLGRWIPTTSVDEYSATLARWFGVAASDLPIILPNIGRFAMPNLGFLG; from the coding sequence ATGGTGGCGCAGCTCATCGCCTCGCGCGCGACCATCGGACACCGGCGGCAGATCTTCTTCTGCGCCACCGGCGGCTACGACACGCACGGCAACCAGATGGGAACGCACGCCGCGCTGGTGCAGGAACTGAGCGAAGCGGTGAGCTCGTTCTACGGGGCGACGGTGGAGCTCGGCGTCGCCGACCAAGTGACGACGTTCACCGCGTCGGACTTCGGCCGGACCTTTCCAACGAACGGAAGCGGGTCGGACCACGGGTGGGGCAGCCACCACTTGGTCGTGGGCGGCGCCGTGCGTGGCCGGCGGTTCTACGGCACGTTCCCCACGCTTGTCGTCAACGGACCGGACGACACGGGGCTCGGACGCTGGATTCCGACGACGTCGGTCGACGAGTACTCGGCGACGCTGGCGCGCTGGTTCGGCGTCGCGGCAAGCGACCTGCCCATCATCCTGCCGAACATCGGCCGCTTCGCGATGCCGAACCTGGGGTTTCTGGGGTAG
- a CDS encoding DUF1501 domain-containing protein: protein MPNVTRPSRREFLRQAACSAVGYSAAAAAVLDLYKINAIAQTNDYRALVCVFLYGGNDANNLIVPRTIGYAEYAAARGNLALPSPQLLPVFPENGDGREWGFHPNMTGLQILFEHGKVAIVSNVGPLVAPITQAQYRARSVPVPLSLFSHSDQQALWQTSVSDRNSTTGWGGRTADLLRSLNDNQQVSMSISLG, encoded by the coding sequence ATGCCGAACGTGACCCGACCGTCCCGCCGCGAGTTCCTGCGCCAGGCTGCCTGTTCGGCGGTGGGCTACAGCGCCGCGGCGGCCGCCGTGCTCGACCTCTACAAGATCAACGCAATCGCGCAGACGAACGACTACCGCGCCCTCGTCTGCGTGTTCCTGTACGGCGGCAACGACGCCAACAACCTGATCGTGCCGCGCACCATCGGATACGCCGAGTACGCGGCGGCACGGGGCAACCTCGCCCTGCCGTCGCCGCAGCTCCTGCCGGTGTTTCCCGAGAACGGTGACGGACGCGAGTGGGGGTTCCACCCCAACATGACCGGTCTGCAGATTCTCTTCGAGCACGGCAAGGTGGCCATCGTCAGCAACGTCGGCCCGCTCGTCGCGCCCATCACGCAGGCGCAGTATCGTGCGCGGAGCGTGCCGGTGCCACTGTCGCTCTTCTCGCACAGCGACCAGCAGGCGCTGTGGCAGACGTCGGTGTCCGACCGGAACTCGACGACGGGGTGGGGGGGCCGGACGGCCGACCTCCTGCGGTCGCTCAACGACAACCAGCAGGTGTCGATGTCGATCTCGCTCGG